The Sphingopyxis fribergensis genome contains a region encoding:
- a CDS encoding type I restriction endonuclease, with protein MDLASRLTELAKKTQQHREVLLTEQAAKTALVMPFINLLGYDVFNPSEVVPEFNADVGTKKGEKVDYAICIDGKPSILIECKPSTGELTINHASQLFRYFSVTDARLAILTNGVIYKFFSDIDQPNKMDAQPFFTLSLDAIRKSDVRVLEGFTRTGFDIDAIVREASNLKLESLVRKELESEMATASEEFARLIAKRVYSGQVTSQVKDNFTRLIANSFAAIVRDHVNDRLTSALNATAVPEPDNGHVTSPEEVITTEEEVSGFRIVQAIVSKLVDPKRVFMRDAKSYCAVLLDDNNRKSLARLHFNGITTKYVGTFVGQTETRNQINDLTDIYKLSAQLEARINEIEGSKSK; from the coding sequence ATGGATTTGGCATCGCGCCTAACGGAGCTGGCGAAGAAGACTCAGCAGCATCGCGAGGTGCTGCTCACTGAACAGGCTGCCAAGACAGCACTCGTCATGCCCTTTATCAACCTGCTCGGTTATGATGTGTTTAACCCTTCCGAGGTCGTCCCTGAATTTAATGCGGACGTCGGAACTAAGAAAGGCGAAAAGGTCGATTATGCGATTTGCATAGACGGCAAACCCTCAATCTTGATCGAGTGCAAGCCGTCCACCGGCGAACTTACGATCAATCATGCCTCTCAGCTTTTTCGCTATTTTAGCGTGACCGATGCTCGCCTCGCAATCTTGACCAATGGCGTGATCTACAAATTCTTTTCCGACATTGACCAGCCCAACAAGATGGATGCCCAGCCATTTTTTACGCTTAGCCTAGATGCGATCAGGAAATCCGACGTCCGCGTCCTTGAAGGCTTCACTAGAACGGGTTTCGACATAGATGCGATCGTGAGAGAGGCTTCGAACCTGAAGCTAGAGTCTCTCGTACGCAAAGAGCTTGAGAGTGAAATGGCAACTGCGTCCGAGGAGTTCGCCCGACTGATCGCGAAACGCGTCTACTCCGGACAGGTCACTTCTCAAGTGAAGGATAATTTCACGCGCTTGATCGCTAACTCTTTCGCCGCGATCGTGCGGGATCATGTAAATGATCGTCTGACCTCGGCCCTGAATGCAACCGCTGTACCCGAACCCGACAATGGCCATGTTACATCGCCGGAGGAAGTCATAACGACCGAAGAGGAAGTGAGCGGTTTTCGCATCGTACAGGCTATCGTCTCAAAACTGGTCGATCCCAAGCGAGTTTTTATGCGGGATGCGAAGTCTTACTGCGCCGTTTTGCTAGACGACAATAACCGAAAATCGTTGGCGCGCCTTCATTTCAACGGGATCACTACAAAGTATGTAGGGACATTCGTTGGACAAACGGAGACTCGGAACCAAATCAATGACCTGACGGACATCTACAAGCTTTCGGCCCAGCTAGAAGCCCGCATTAATGAAATTGAAGGCAGTAAGAGCAAATAG
- a CDS encoding ParA family protein, translated as MKAIAFFNNKGGVGKTTLLCNVAAYFAQEGLRVCVVDCDPQCNASQYLFHDDFLESTFDDPKQNIESLFSGLMAGEGHATQVPMKHSAAFGVDVVCGSPGLSMAEDFLAEEWASLNTQRGLSSTMVFQRMLKSLENYDVVFFDVSPSLGAINRTVLLSSDYFVSPMSIDIFSLKAFENISRWMDKWRAHWEYSVNSPLLDADNPAVVDAKSLTGASFIGYVSQQYIAKRDATGERRPVKSYDEIIQQIDGQIDQYFKGSLLPPKPYEIGKIPNLHSLAPMSQSRRKPIFSLVAADGVVGAHFAKVKEAKEIFGEVSDEIRKRLA; from the coding sequence ATGAAGGCCATTGCCTTTTTTAACAATAAAGGCGGCGTGGGAAAGACCACGCTCCTTTGCAATGTAGCTGCCTACTTTGCTCAGGAGGGTCTAAGGGTTTGCGTAGTTGACTGCGATCCGCAATGCAATGCCTCACAGTATCTGTTTCACGACGATTTCTTGGAAAGCACATTTGACGATCCCAAGCAGAATATCGAGAGCTTGTTCTCGGGATTGATGGCTGGTGAGGGGCACGCCACTCAAGTTCCTATGAAGCACTCTGCCGCCTTCGGCGTCGACGTCGTTTGCGGAAGCCCAGGCTTGTCTATGGCCGAGGACTTTCTAGCAGAAGAATGGGCTAGCCTGAACACTCAGCGTGGACTTTCGAGCACCATGGTTTTTCAGAGAATGCTTAAATCTTTAGAAAACTATGACGTTGTTTTCTTCGATGTAAGCCCATCTCTTGGAGCTATAAATCGGACGGTCTTGTTATCATCTGATTATTTTGTCAGCCCAATGTCGATTGACATTTTTTCGCTAAAGGCTTTTGAGAACATTAGCCGTTGGATGGACAAGTGGCGCGCGCATTGGGAGTACTCCGTAAATAGCCCACTACTCGATGCCGACAATCCTGCCGTAGTTGATGCGAAGTCGCTGACCGGCGCAAGCTTTATCGGCTACGTGTCGCAGCAATACATTGCCAAACGCGACGCCACGGGAGAAAGACGGCCCGTGAAGTCTTATGACGAGATCATTCAACAAATTGACGGCCAAATTGACCAATATTTCAAAGGCTCATTGCTGCCACCGAAGCCTTATGAGATCGGCAAAATTCCGAACTTGCATAGCCTTGCCCCAATGTCGCAATCCCGAAGAAAGCCCATATTCTCTTTAGTGGCTGCTGACGGTGTCGTAGGGGCTCATTTTGCCAAAGTTAAAGAAGCCAAAGAAATTTTCGGCGAAGTTTCAGATGAAATTCGCAAGCGGCTCGCCTGA
- a CDS encoding DUF938 domain-containing protein, protein MTSDPWTPGEGGSEDKRHAPATLRNRDAIAAGLADWLPAAGIVLEVASGSGEHIVHFAAAFPHLDWQPSDPDPAGLTSIAAYRAEAGLANIAAPLALDASASEWPIDRADAILCINMVHISEWAATVGLFTQGAKLFQKGAPLILYGPYFRKDHPTAPSNLAFDDSLRARNAEWGVRWLEDVTELAQTKDFALAEVREMPANNLMLLYRPK, encoded by the coding sequence GTGACCTCAGATCCCTGGACGCCGGGTGAGGGTGGGAGCGAGGACAAGCGCCACGCCCCCGCGACGTTGCGCAACCGCGATGCGATTGCGGCGGGGCTCGCCGATTGGCTGCCCGCGGCGGGCATCGTGCTGGAGGTCGCGAGCGGATCGGGCGAGCACATCGTCCACTTTGCCGCCGCCTTTCCGCATCTCGATTGGCAGCCGAGCGATCCCGATCCCGCCGGGCTGACCTCGATCGCCGCCTATCGCGCCGAGGCGGGGCTCGCCAATATCGCGGCGCCGCTGGCTCTCGACGCGTCGGCGAGCGAATGGCCCATCGACCGCGCCGACGCGATCCTGTGCATCAACATGGTGCATATTAGTGAATGGGCGGCCACTGTCGGGCTTTTCACACAGGGCGCGAAGCTTTTCCAGAAGGGTGCGCCGCTAATCCTTTACGGACCTTACTTTCGTAAGGATCACCCAACTGCACCCAGCAATTTGGCCTTTGACGACAGTCTGCGGGCGCGGAATGCGGAATGGGGCGTCCGCTGGCTCGAAGATGTGACCGAACTGGCTCAAACCAAAGATTTCGCGTTGGCGGAAGTTCGGGAAATGCCCGCGAACAATCTGATGCTGCTGTATCGGCCGAAGTGA
- a CDS encoding DUF3320 domain-containing protein, with amino-acid sequence MESGRDDAQSGSARVSIQKLFDDTRKRLVETGTRNRLVHVNRANTRGNVVNVINERSDDIWAILLSGKTMRFRALGHDVRKGDQVSEIILAEEPEDDGGADRYVDNQLDTRLGPDGLAKKLLKIAREAKTAEEEQGVNILYLALGFLTWFEDQTSAVAREAPLVLLPVELVRNARTSTYDLRMRDEDLITNLPLQQRLMEDFGIKLPTIEVGENWNPSNYFSQVDAVIADRARWKIDRDAMQLGFFSFSKLLMYLDLALDAWPDQTLESHELTRGLLYEGFDVERPLFGSDDRLDDVLPPDQMFHVVDADASQARVIEEVRSGRNLVVQGPPGTGKSQTITNIIAAAAKEGKTVLFVAEKMAALSVVHDRLVKVGLGEVCLELHSKTANKKAVLAEIARTLNAAQAIPAMPQAPLALTETRNQLNQIAAALHAPIDGTGESPFSVLARQARYIGMDAPPPTFDADLLTKMTRSQERALSDDLLEFGALLQVVGAANLHPFWGVRALDLQPVELSRLEGDLAATADAARSLRDALDDPLELFGLSLARSLSSIPAVSDTLRCITNLPSGEAALARAIFDISDAPRLIEAIETAQAWRTLRDAEASEFTDVAFEGDVASLRAPLVAGTTSFFARWGSAYRGASQQLAGMLRNPLPKAATARVELVDRLLEVKRLRSRWGDDEAFMSAALGEIWRGEWTDFNRVNDTVGWVAKARSAPLSIGADQAVQLGSDGSALTAMIDRLDRQGQVAHDAIHRAISIVQLDHAVFDGGVDGVDLIDIAARLATMAESTDRYAEWSRLCGLEKRLEAGGVAGLVARIADGSINGSAAVIELKFARAERLWREAIMTSPVLKEIGTLDRHALSREFAGLERKRLKENVTTILAEHLSQVPQGALGEMKVIRGEIGKKRAHIALRRLFQQAPTALQRIKPVLLMSPISVAQYLTPGRLNFDLLVIDEASQVRPEDALGAIARARKIVVVGDQKQLPPSSFFDRLVADDGDGDDEPEEGDEDLLGGAAALGSLESILSLCEARGLSSRMLQWHYRSRDPSLIRVSNREFYDDGLILPPSPLQEDPEYGLIFTKVDGVYDKGGKRDNRKEGEAIVRRVAEHARAHPDLSLGIVTFSSAQKNTITELLELARRADGPLDVFLREGQSEDLFVKNIENVQGDERDVILVSVGYGPTIAGGRLTSMTFGPVNGEGGERRLNVLFTRARIRCEVFASFDPGDIDASRVSREGPRILRRFLEFAKSGKLEEAVVTGEEADTPFEEDVADVIRSFGYLADPQVGSAGFRIDIGVRHPNKPGTYLLAVECDGATYHSALWARERDRLRQDVLEHLGWRFHRIWSTDWFYNRRSEIERLRMALSEAQDKGAVVQISGANTPRDVPTIEAPAMETFVVPPTVERTMPPYVRAHFPVSSHLEPHEAPISILGPLARKIVEVEGPISADEVARRIAACFGREKAGRRILAVAKQALSAQRRIAPDLHSEENFWFVTAQREAPPVRDRSAEYGATLKADAISMIEIRAALAIARDDNAGGTDADLIRFAARLLGFRRVGSDLQTRLAQGLIG; translated from the coding sequence ATGGAATCCGGTCGCGACGACGCGCAATCAGGTTCCGCTCGCGTGTCGATTCAAAAATTGTTTGACGACACTCGCAAGCGATTGGTTGAGACTGGGACACGTAATAGGCTTGTCCACGTCAATCGCGCCAACACGCGTGGGAATGTTGTCAATGTCATAAATGAGCGCTCCGATGACATTTGGGCGATTCTCCTTTCCGGCAAAACGATGCGTTTTCGTGCGCTCGGGCATGACGTACGCAAAGGCGATCAGGTCTCTGAAATTATCTTAGCGGAAGAACCGGAGGATGATGGAGGGGCGGATCGCTACGTCGACAATCAGTTGGATACGCGCTTGGGCCCCGACGGTCTTGCGAAGAAACTGCTCAAAATCGCACGCGAGGCGAAAACAGCCGAGGAAGAGCAAGGCGTCAACATTCTTTACCTCGCGCTGGGTTTCCTCACGTGGTTCGAAGACCAGACTTCGGCAGTAGCGCGAGAAGCCCCGCTGGTGCTGCTTCCCGTAGAGTTGGTTCGAAACGCTCGCACATCGACTTATGATTTGCGAATGCGTGACGAAGATCTGATTACAAATCTGCCGTTGCAACAGCGCCTCATGGAAGATTTCGGAATTAAGCTGCCGACGATTGAGGTTGGTGAGAATTGGAATCCGTCCAACTATTTTTCACAAGTCGATGCAGTAATTGCAGATCGCGCCCGGTGGAAGATTGATCGCGACGCGATGCAACTCGGATTTTTCTCTTTCTCGAAGTTGCTAATGTATCTTGATCTCGCGCTCGACGCGTGGCCAGACCAAACTCTGGAATCCCATGAACTAACCCGCGGCCTTTTGTACGAAGGCTTCGATGTTGAACGACCGCTGTTTGGGTCCGATGACCGGCTTGACGACGTCCTACCTCCTGATCAAATGTTTCACGTGGTCGACGCGGACGCAAGCCAAGCGCGCGTTATCGAAGAAGTTAGAAGCGGGCGAAATCTAGTCGTCCAGGGGCCACCCGGAACCGGCAAAAGCCAGACGATTACCAATATCATCGCGGCGGCTGCCAAGGAAGGCAAAACCGTCCTTTTTGTCGCCGAAAAAATGGCGGCCCTCTCGGTAGTACATGACCGCTTGGTTAAAGTGGGCTTGGGCGAAGTCTGCCTCGAATTGCATTCAAAGACGGCCAACAAAAAGGCCGTCCTTGCCGAGATCGCCCGGACCCTCAATGCCGCCCAAGCGATCCCGGCCATGCCACAAGCGCCGCTGGCGTTGACGGAAACGCGCAATCAACTCAACCAAATCGCCGCAGCATTGCACGCCCCAATAGACGGGACGGGAGAATCGCCATTCTCCGTTCTCGCGCGTCAGGCCCGTTATATTGGAATGGACGCTCCGCCTCCGACATTCGACGCTGATCTTCTGACAAAGATGACACGGAGCCAAGAGCGGGCTTTGTCCGATGACCTCCTTGAGTTTGGCGCACTTTTACAAGTTGTTGGAGCTGCAAACCTCCATCCGTTTTGGGGGGTTCGCGCACTGGATTTGCAGCCTGTCGAGCTGTCTCGCCTTGAAGGCGATCTCGCAGCCACTGCAGACGCCGCGCGTTCTTTGCGGGATGCGCTAGACGATCCTCTTGAATTATTCGGCCTGTCGCTAGCTCGATCGCTTTCATCCATACCGGCCGTTTCCGATACGCTTCGCTGTATTACCAACTTACCCTCAGGTGAGGCAGCACTTGCGCGTGCAATCTTCGACATATCCGACGCACCAAGGCTCATTGAAGCTATTGAGACCGCTCAGGCGTGGCGAACCTTGCGCGATGCCGAAGCCTCCGAGTTTACCGATGTAGCATTTGAAGGCGATGTTGCTTCTTTGCGAGCCCCGCTGGTCGCAGGCACCACTTCATTTTTCGCGCGGTGGGGCTCGGCATATCGCGGCGCATCCCAGCAATTGGCCGGGATGCTTCGGAACCCACTGCCAAAAGCCGCTACGGCTCGTGTCGAACTCGTCGATCGCTTGCTCGAAGTTAAGCGTCTTAGGTCACGTTGGGGAGACGACGAGGCATTCATGAGCGCGGCACTCGGCGAAATCTGGCGCGGTGAATGGACCGATTTCAACCGCGTCAACGATACAGTCGGATGGGTCGCAAAGGCTCGCAGTGCCCCACTATCCATCGGCGCGGATCAGGCGGTACAGCTTGGCTCCGATGGATCAGCTTTGACAGCGATGATCGACCGCTTGGATCGACAAGGGCAAGTAGCGCATGACGCAATCCATAGGGCCATCTCGATTGTGCAACTGGATCATGCGGTATTCGACGGCGGCGTAGATGGTGTGGATCTGATCGACATTGCCGCTCGCCTCGCAACGATGGCGGAGTCTACGGACCGTTACGCCGAATGGTCGCGATTGTGCGGATTGGAAAAGCGTCTCGAAGCAGGGGGTGTGGCCGGACTGGTCGCAAGAATAGCTGACGGTAGCATCAACGGCAGCGCCGCAGTTATCGAACTCAAATTTGCCCGCGCCGAAAGGTTATGGCGAGAAGCAATCATGACTTCGCCGGTTCTCAAGGAGATCGGAACGCTCGACCGTCATGCCCTTTCGCGAGAATTCGCCGGTCTAGAGCGCAAAAGATTGAAGGAAAACGTCACCACAATCTTGGCCGAACACCTTTCCCAAGTACCGCAGGGGGCATTGGGCGAGATGAAAGTCATAAGGGGAGAAATCGGGAAAAAGCGCGCGCATATTGCGCTTCGGCGCTTGTTCCAGCAAGCACCTACCGCGCTCCAGCGGATAAAGCCGGTGTTGTTGATGAGCCCTATATCGGTCGCGCAATATCTGACGCCGGGCCGGTTAAATTTCGACCTGCTCGTTATCGATGAAGCGAGCCAAGTGCGGCCAGAGGATGCTTTGGGAGCAATCGCACGGGCTCGGAAAATTGTCGTCGTAGGCGATCAGAAGCAACTCCCACCATCATCATTCTTCGACCGCTTAGTTGCCGACGATGGGGATGGAGACGACGAACCGGAAGAGGGCGATGAGGATTTGCTGGGCGGAGCAGCGGCGCTGGGATCGCTCGAAAGCATATTGTCTTTATGCGAAGCCCGAGGGCTCTCGTCCCGAATGCTTCAGTGGCATTATCGGTCGCGTGACCCATCGTTGATACGGGTCTCAAACCGCGAATTTTACGATGACGGGCTGATCCTTCCTCCATCACCCCTGCAGGAAGATCCTGAATACGGGCTCATTTTCACGAAGGTTGACGGCGTTTACGATAAGGGCGGCAAACGTGACAATCGCAAGGAAGGGGAAGCCATCGTGCGGCGTGTTGCTGAACATGCACGCGCGCACCCCGATTTGTCGCTGGGGATTGTGACCTTTTCGTCGGCGCAGAAAAATACAATTACTGAATTACTTGAGCTAGCACGGCGCGCCGACGGGCCGCTCGACGTCTTCCTTCGGGAAGGACAGTCCGAAGACCTTTTCGTGAAGAACATCGAAAATGTGCAGGGTGACGAACGCGATGTGATCCTTGTCAGCGTAGGCTATGGCCCCACAATCGCAGGCGGACGGCTGACCAGCATGACTTTCGGCCCAGTCAACGGCGAAGGTGGTGAGCGGCGTTTGAATGTGCTTTTCACGCGCGCACGTATCAGGTGTGAAGTGTTCGCTTCCTTCGATCCCGGAGACATCGACGCCAGCCGCGTATCGCGCGAAGGCCCTCGCATACTTCGACGCTTCCTAGAGTTCGCCAAATCAGGGAAACTCGAAGAAGCAGTTGTGACGGGCGAGGAAGCCGACACACCCTTCGAAGAAGATGTTGCCGACGTCATCCGATCTTTCGGATATCTCGCCGACCCTCAAGTCGGTTCGGCAGGCTTCCGGATCGATATTGGTGTGCGTCATCCCAACAAGCCGGGCACCTACCTTTTGGCGGTGGAATGCGACGGCGCGACCTATCATTCCGCCTTATGGGCGCGGGAGCGCGACCGGCTCCGGCAGGATGTCCTTGAGCATCTCGGCTGGCGGTTTCACCGGATTTGGAGCACCGACTGGTTCTATAATCGTCGCTCGGAAATCGAACGATTGCGAATGGCACTTTCCGAAGCGCAGGACAAAGGGGCAGTGGTCCAAATTTCAGGCGCCAACACGCCACGCGATGTTCCCACCATCGAAGCGCCAGCAATGGAAACTTTCGTTGTTCCACCAACAGTTGAACGAACCATGCCTCCGTATGTTCGTGCGCATTTCCCAGTAAGTAGTCACCTCGAGCCTCACGAGGCACCAATCTCTATATTAGGCCCGTTGGCTCGAAAAATTGTCGAGGTTGAGGGACCGATCTCTGCCGACGAGGTCGCACGTCGTATCGCAGCCTGCTTTGGGCGTGAAAAAGCTGGGCGGAGAATATTGGCTGTGGCCAAACAAGCGCTAAGTGCGCAACGGCGCATCGCTCCCGATTTGCACTCCGAAGAGAATTTTTGGTTCGTGACTGCTCAGCGCGAGGCTCCTCCCGTACGGGATCGTAGCGCGGAATATGGTGCAACGCTCAAAGCGGATGCTATTTCCATGATTGAAATTCGCGCTGCGCTGGCGATTGCCCGCGATGACAATGCTGGCGGGACTGATGCAGACCTAATACGGTTTGCCGCTCGATTGCTAGGCTTCCGCCGGGTTGGATCAGATTTGCAAACACGGTTGGCGCAAGGGCTGATAGGCTAG
- a CDS encoding ABA4-like family protein: MSWDTIFLFANYWAFAGWIALAFLPRTPKILAAILYAGVFLLCLAYTVMIVGFLTGSIDAGGPGGGDFTTLKGVMKLFDSPGGATLGWTHYLAFDLFTGMWIARDADQKGFSRVVQFPFLFLTLIVGPVGLLSWLIVRERRARTQAKAG, encoded by the coding sequence ATGAGCTGGGATACTATCTTTCTGTTCGCCAATTACTGGGCCTTCGCGGGCTGGATCGCGCTCGCCTTCCTGCCGCGCACTCCCAAGATCCTCGCGGCGATCCTCTATGCTGGCGTGTTTCTGCTCTGCCTCGCTTATACGGTGATGATCGTCGGTTTCCTGACCGGCAGCATCGATGCGGGTGGGCCGGGCGGGGGCGATTTCACCACGCTCAAGGGCGTGATGAAGCTGTTCGACAGCCCCGGCGGCGCGACGCTCGGCTGGACGCATTATCTTGCATTCGACCTGTTCACGGGCATGTGGATCGCGCGCGATGCCGACCAGAAGGGTTTCAGCCGTGTCGTGCAATTCCCCTTCCTGTTCCTGACCCTGATAGTCGGCCCCGTCGGCCTGCTGTCATGGCTGATCGTCCGCGAACGCCGCGCGCGGACGCAGGCGAAGGCCGGGTGA
- a CDS encoding SIR2 family NAD-dependent protein deacylase → MLREEWPEPLVKDIARRRAIFVIGSGVSRHALGADGSTRPPVWKGFLRDAAERFPRNRDTEHIHRAIDDGDLLHACEWLKNRYDEDWTTYLRHRFTDPRYTPGRLHDLIALLDTRVVFSLNFDDIYENKSREIYEASQFTKNYSDADVCEFLRNDARYVVKVHGNLASPATLIFTQEDYARARIKHSLFYSAFDAALMTHTFLFIGCGYGDPDVNLLLENQAFSFQPGSVNPHYFLTAEDIADDMKRSLRKNRNLKTLCYDKVDDEHTGLISAIEQLHSKVTDSRSALLENANW, encoded by the coding sequence ATGCTTAGAGAAGAATGGCCAGAGCCGCTGGTGAAGGACATTGCTCGCAGACGGGCAATCTTTGTCATAGGGTCGGGTGTGTCGCGTCACGCTTTGGGAGCCGATGGATCAACAAGACCGCCGGTTTGGAAAGGCTTTCTTCGCGATGCCGCCGAGCGGTTCCCGCGAAACCGCGACACTGAGCATATCCATCGAGCCATCGACGACGGAGACCTTTTACATGCCTGCGAGTGGCTCAAGAATCGGTATGACGAAGACTGGACCACATACCTTCGGCACCGCTTCACAGATCCCCGATATACGCCTGGTCGATTGCACGATTTGATCGCCCTCTTAGATACTCGCGTGGTATTTTCACTAAATTTCGACGACATTTACGAAAATAAAAGCAGAGAAATATACGAGGCATCTCAGTTTACAAAAAATTACAGCGACGCTGATGTTTGCGAGTTCTTAAGAAATGATGCGAGATATGTGGTAAAGGTTCATGGAAATTTAGCTTCGCCAGCTACACTAATATTTACACAAGAAGACTATGCACGTGCTCGCATTAAGCATAGCTTGTTCTATTCAGCATTTGATGCGGCCCTAATGACCCATACATTTTTATTCATAGGGTGCGGATACGGCGACCCTGATGTTAATCTACTCCTCGAAAATCAAGCATTTAGCTTTCAACCGGGATCGGTTAACCCGCACTATTTTCTGACAGCAGAAGATATCGCGGATGACATGAAACGCTCTCTAAGAAAAAATAGAAACCTCAAAACACTCTGCTACGACAAAGTCGATGATGAACATACCGGTTTGATTTCAGCTATTGAACAACTACACTCCAAGGTTACCGACTCTCGATCTGCTCTTTTGGAGAACGCCAATTGGTAA
- a CDS encoding helix-turn-helix domain-containing protein, with translation MDVVRLLGVNVRHQRKLKGMTQEQLAAAAEMERSYVSDLERGTRNPSVAALGRIADALAIEPHVLLVKKPII, from the coding sequence ATGGATGTGGTTCGGCTTCTCGGCGTCAATGTCCGGCACCAACGCAAGCTGAAGGGTATGACCCAGGAGCAGTTAGCGGCGGCGGCGGAGATGGAACGCAGCTATGTCAGCGACCTTGAAAGGGGTACGCGGAACCCGTCTGTGGCTGCGCTCGGCAGGATCGCTGATGCGCTCGCGATTGAGCCTCACGTCCTACTTGTGAAGAAACCTATTATCTGA
- the gcvPB gene encoding aminomethyl-transferring glycine dehydrogenase subunit GcvPB codes for MNAVGGADDNVTFTGNRALMLEEALIFEIGSTETTGVDFDETAPAADFGALARTAPIGLPGLSESETVRHYTRLSRQNYAIDLGLFPLGSCTMKHNPRLNEKVARMSGFADAHPLQPQETVQGAYAVIHELAEWLITLTGMHSVAMSPKAGAHGELCGILCIKAALEARGEDRRVILVPESAHGTNPATAAFAGFTVEDIPATEAGRVNLEALKARLGPDVAGVMITNPNTCGLFERDMKAISDAVHAVGGYVYCDGANFNAIVGRVRPGDLGVDAMHINLHKTFSTPHGGGGPGSGPVVLSEALAPFAPLPFVTKQGDGFRLIEEESAGEDHPQTFGRMTAFHGQMGMFTRALTYILSHGADGLKQVAEDAVLNANYVLRSLEGVLDAPFAASGPCMHEALFSDKGLAEGFSTLDIAKGLIDEGYHPMTVYFPLVVHGAMLVEPTETESKAALDQFIGALRSIAMRAKNGDPALKSAPHFAPRGRLDETLAARKPVLAWED; via the coding sequence ATGAATGCCGTCGGCGGCGCCGACGACAATGTCACTTTCACCGGCAACCGCGCGCTGATGCTGGAGGAAGCCCTGATCTTCGAGATCGGTTCGACCGAAACCACCGGCGTCGATTTCGACGAAACGGCGCCCGCCGCCGACTTTGGCGCGCTCGCGCGCACCGCGCCGATCGGCCTGCCGGGGCTCAGCGAATCCGAAACGGTGCGCCATTACACGCGCCTGTCGCGGCAGAATTACGCGATCGACCTCGGCCTCTTCCCGCTCGGTTCGTGCACGATGAAGCACAATCCGCGCCTCAACGAAAAGGTCGCGCGCATGTCCGGCTTCGCCGACGCGCACCCGTTGCAGCCGCAGGAAACCGTCCAGGGCGCCTATGCGGTGATCCACGAGCTTGCCGAATGGCTGATCACGCTGACGGGCATGCACAGCGTCGCGATGTCGCCCAAGGCGGGCGCGCATGGCGAGCTTTGCGGCATTCTCTGCATCAAGGCGGCGCTCGAAGCGCGCGGCGAGGACCGCCGCGTGATCCTCGTCCCCGAAAGCGCGCACGGTACCAACCCCGCGACCGCTGCCTTTGCGGGCTTCACGGTCGAGGATATTCCGGCGACCGAGGCTGGCCGCGTCAACCTCGAGGCGCTGAAGGCGCGCCTCGGCCCCGACGTCGCGGGGGTGATGATCACCAACCCCAACACCTGCGGCCTGTTCGAGCGCGATATGAAGGCGATTTCGGATGCGGTGCATGCGGTGGGCGGTTATGTCTATTGCGACGGCGCCAACTTCAACGCGATTGTCGGCCGCGTGCGTCCCGGCGACCTGGGCGTCGATGCGATGCACATCAACCTCCACAAGACCTTCTCGACCCCGCACGGCGGCGGCGGCCCCGGTTCGGGCCCGGTCGTGCTGTCCGAGGCGCTCGCACCCTTCGCGCCGCTGCCTTTCGTCACGAAGCAGGGCGATGGCTTCCGCCTGATCGAGGAAGAAAGCGCGGGGGAGGATCATCCGCAGACCTTCGGGCGCATGACCGCCTTCCATGGCCAGATGGGCATGTTCACTCGCGCGCTGACCTATATCCTCAGCCATGGCGCCGACGGCCTCAAACAGGTCGCCGAGGACGCGGTGCTCAACGCCAATTATGTGCTGCGCAGCCTCGAGGGCGTGCTCGATGCGCCCTTCGCGGCATCGGGCCCGTGCATGCACGAAGCGCTGTTCAGCGACAAAGGCCTCGCCGAAGGCTTCTCGACGCTCGACATCGCGAAGGGGCTGATCGACGAGGGCTATCACCCGATGACGGTCTATTTCCCGCTCGTCGTCCATGGCGCGATGCTCGTCGAGCCGACCGAGACCGAAAGCAAGGCGGCGCTCGACCAGTTTATCGGTGCGCTGCGCAGTATCGCAATGCGCGCGAAGAACGGCGACCCGGCGCTCAAGTCGGCGCCGCATTTCGCACCGCGCGGACGGCTCGACGAGACGCTCGCGGCGCGCAAGCCCGTGCTGGCCTGGGAGGACTGA